Proteins found in one Myxococcota bacterium genomic segment:
- a CDS encoding N-acetylmuramoyl-L-alanine amidase: MRGSWRERATWGALVVLLGASVAVMALAESEVDRFDTVILDAGHGGSDDGAVAPSGRLEKNVALDVTLALAKRLRARGLRVVLTRNDDTFVPLEARTSIANDARGDLFVSIHANAARDRRIHGSETYFLALEASDSDAAGVAARENASFGEGESEAIAALSDPFIALLGDMISTEHLEESSVFAKSVQGELAMLPIKSRGVKQALFVVLTGVQMPAALVEIGFVTHPGDEAVISGPKGRERIVAALEKAVVAFGQRYDARRGLGAAAPEHP, from the coding sequence ATGCGGGGATCGTGGAGAGAACGCGCAACGTGGGGCGCGCTCGTCGTCCTGCTGGGCGCGAGCGTTGCCGTGATGGCGCTCGCCGAGAGCGAGGTCGACCGCTTCGACACCGTGATCCTCGACGCGGGGCATGGCGGATCCGATGATGGCGCGGTCGCGCCCAGCGGACGCCTCGAAAAGAACGTCGCCCTCGACGTCACGCTCGCATTGGCGAAGCGGCTGCGCGCGCGCGGCCTCCGTGTCGTCCTCACCCGCAACGACGACACCTTCGTGCCTCTCGAGGCGCGCACGTCGATCGCGAACGACGCGCGCGGGGACCTGTTCGTGTCGATTCACGCGAACGCGGCACGCGACCGCCGGATCCACGGCAGCGAGACCTACTTCCTCGCGCTGGAGGCCAGTGACTCGGACGCGGCAGGCGTCGCCGCACGCGAGAACGCGTCCTTCGGAGAGGGGGAGAGCGAAGCCATCGCCGCGCTCTCGGACCCGTTCATTGCGCTGCTCGGCGACATGATCTCCACCGAGCACCTCGAGGAGTCGAGCGTGTTCGCGAAGAGCGTGCAGGGTGAACTCGCGATGCTTCCGATCAAGTCTCGCGGCGTGAAACAGGCGCTGTTCGTCGTGCTCACGGGGGTGCAGATGCCGGCGGCCCTCGTCGAGATCGGTTTCGTCACCCACCCGGGAGACGAGGCCGTGATCTCGGGCCCGAAGGGACGCGAGAGGATCGTCGCTGCGCTGGAGAAGGCGGTGGTGGCCTTCGGCCAGCGCTACGATGCGCGCCGCGGGCTCGGCGCGGCGGCGCCCGAGCATCCCTAG
- a CDS encoding sigma-70 family RNA polymerase sigma factor has protein sequence MDFEAREKRWRVWMTAAQGGDAASYEKLLAELLAHLRGFVGRRVADRDALEDVVQNVLFSVHRARHTYHSDRPFGPWLHAIARNAIIDASRARGRRSRHESSLEEDGVAEPAAPPERAFFEDDLSPELSGALASLAPGQRQAVELLHVQGLSVAEAAQRVGISQSALKVRAHRGYRALRVWLEGES, from the coding sequence GTGGATTTCGAGGCGCGGGAGAAGCGCTGGCGGGTCTGGATGACGGCTGCCCAGGGCGGGGATGCCGCGAGCTACGAGAAGCTCCTCGCCGAATTACTGGCCCACTTGCGGGGGTTCGTCGGACGTCGCGTCGCCGACCGAGACGCCCTCGAGGATGTTGTGCAGAACGTGCTGTTCTCTGTCCACCGCGCCCGCCACACCTACCACTCCGACCGGCCATTCGGCCCCTGGCTGCACGCGATCGCGCGCAACGCCATCATCGACGCCTCGCGGGCCCGCGGTCGGCGCTCGCGACACGAGTCCTCCCTCGAGGAGGACGGGGTGGCCGAGCCGGCGGCACCGCCGGAGCGCGCGTTCTTCGAAGACGATCTGTCTCCCGAGCTGTCGGGGGCGCTTGCGTCGCTCGCGCCCGGCCAGCGTCAGGCGGTCGAGCTACTGCACGTCCAGGGGCTCTCCGTCGCTGAGGCCGCGCAGAGAGTCGGCATCTCCCAATCTGCGCTGAAGGTGCGCGCCCATCGTGGGTACCGCGCGCTGCGGGTCTGGCTCGAGGGCGAGTCGTGA
- the rph gene encoding ribonuclease PH, translating into MRSDGRRPDEMRPVRFEVDYTEQPLASVLCQVGRTWVLCTVCEEDGVPRFLQGRGRGWCTAEYSMLPGSTDTRGSREAARGKQSGRTQEIQRLIGRSLRAVLDFEALGERTLWIDCDVLQADGGTRCASITGASVALSIAAERLVARGELERNPVRDSVAAVSVGILGGELLLDLPYVEDSRAAVDMNVVATGAGQFVEVQGTGEDGTFSPDELAGLTKLALDGTRALGQLQAEAVAGAKR; encoded by the coding sequence GTGAGGAGCGACGGTCGTCGCCCGGACGAGATGCGTCCGGTGCGCTTCGAAGTGGACTACACGGAGCAGCCCCTCGCGTCGGTGCTGTGCCAGGTGGGGCGAACCTGGGTGCTCTGCACCGTCTGCGAGGAGGACGGCGTGCCGCGTTTCCTCCAAGGACGGGGACGCGGTTGGTGTACCGCCGAGTACTCGATGCTCCCGGGCTCGACCGACACGCGTGGCTCTCGCGAAGCGGCGCGAGGGAAGCAGTCGGGTCGCACCCAGGAGATCCAACGGCTGATCGGCCGCAGCCTGCGCGCCGTTCTCGACTTCGAAGCCCTGGGCGAGCGCACCCTCTGGATCGACTGCGACGTCCTGCAGGCGGACGGCGGTACGCGTTGCGCTTCGATCACGGGCGCGTCGGTGGCGCTGTCGATCGCCGCTGAGCGCCTGGTCGCACGCGGTGAACTCGAGCGCAATCCGGTGCGCGATTCCGTCGCGGCCGTGTCGGTCGGGATCCTCGGTGGCGAGCTCCTGCTGGATCTTCCCTACGTCGAAGACTCGCGGGCGGCCGTCGACATGAACGTGGTGGCCACCGGCGCGGGGCAGTTCGTCGAAGTGCAGGGGACGGGTGAGGATGGGACGTTCTCGCCCGACGAGCTCGCGGGACTGACGAAGCTCGCTCTCGACGGCACCCGGGCCCTCGGCCAGTTGCAAGCCGAGGCCGTCGCCGGAGCCAAGCGGTGA
- the rdgB gene encoding RdgB/HAM1 family non-canonical purine NTP pyrophosphatase, with amino-acid sequence MSEAGGRYPEVVVATGNAGKLIEIRAILGSLPVSLRSLEAFPDVLLPEEGDEYEANAIAKAKAVARDAGRPAVADDSGLEVTGLDGGPGPFSARYGGAGLDDAGRVAYLLAELGDAEGAAREARFVCVAALATPDGVVETAWGECPGTILEKPQGHGGFGYDPVFFSTEQGKVMAELPAAAKNAISHRGRAFLALQPAIERAVLGR; translated from the coding sequence GTGAGCGAGGCCGGCGGGCGCTATCCGGAGGTCGTCGTCGCCACCGGCAACGCGGGGAAGCTCATCGAGATCCGCGCCATTCTCGGCAGCCTTCCGGTATCGCTCCGCTCCCTCGAGGCGTTTCCCGACGTGCTCCTGCCAGAAGAAGGGGACGAGTACGAGGCCAATGCGATCGCCAAGGCAAAGGCGGTCGCCCGCGATGCGGGGCGGCCCGCCGTGGCGGACGACTCCGGGTTGGAAGTCACCGGCCTCGACGGCGGTCCGGGGCCTTTCTCGGCGCGCTACGGCGGCGCCGGGCTCGATGACGCTGGCCGGGTCGCGTATCTGCTCGCCGAACTCGGAGACGCCGAGGGCGCCGCGCGCGAGGCCCGCTTCGTGTGCGTTGCAGCGTTGGCGACTCCCGACGGCGTGGTCGAGACCGCCTGGGGCGAGTGTCCCGGAACGATCCTCGAGAAGCCCCAGGGCCACGGTGGCTTCGGCTACGACCCGGTCTTCTTCTCGACCGAGCAGGGGAAGGTCATGGCCGAACTCCCGGCGGCCGCCAAGAACGCGATCTCCCACCGGGGTCGCGCCTTTCTCGCACTCCAGCCCGCGATCGAACGGGCCGTGCTCGGGCGCTAG
- a CDS encoding toxin-antitoxin system YwqK family antitoxin, which yields MRRLHAMLCCLALAGPVSAERLDCPGGTQPEGQGPPDGRHQWCVDAEKRQHGPSVAWDAHGTRRIEALFERGSMEGPFRAWHANGKLAEAGGYQSDQKHGRWEAWYEDGARLSVRDYREGALHGDVKEWYPSGQLRYSEHYARGKRDGDAVAYWESGKKQSEGRFRAGEYDGTWTGWYENGAKRKVAEFERGEKLSEEVFPAP from the coding sequence ATGCGGCGCCTTCACGCGATGCTCTGCTGCCTGGCTCTTGCCGGGCCCGTCTCCGCCGAGCGCCTGGACTGCCCCGGGGGAACACAGCCCGAGGGCCAGGGCCCGCCCGACGGTCGACACCAGTGGTGTGTCGACGCGGAGAAACGCCAGCACGGCCCGAGCGTCGCCTGGGATGCACATGGGACGCGACGCATCGAGGCACTCTTCGAACGCGGCAGCATGGAGGGGCCCTTCCGCGCCTGGCACGCGAACGGCAAGCTCGCCGAGGCTGGCGGATACCAGTCCGATCAGAAGCACGGCCGCTGGGAGGCCTGGTACGAAGACGGAGCGCGCTTGAGTGTGCGCGACTACCGCGAGGGGGCCCTCCACGGCGACGTGAAGGAGTGGTACCCGAGCGGTCAACTCCGCTACTCCGAACACTACGCACGCGGCAAGCGCGACGGCGACGCGGTGGCGTATTGGGAGTCAGGGAAGAAGCAGTCCGAGGGGCGCTTCCGCGCCGGTGAATACGACGGCACCTGGACGGGCTGGTACGAGAACGGCGCGAAGCGCAAGGTCGCCGAGTTCGAGCGCGGCGAGAAGCTCTCGGAAGAGGTGTTCCCCGCGCCCTGA